In Xenopus tropicalis strain Nigerian chromosome 5, UCB_Xtro_10.0, whole genome shotgun sequence, one genomic interval encodes:
- the rnf8 gene encoding E3 ubiquitin-protein ligase RNF8 isoform X3, producing the protein MADGGPGMCWYLRRCGRSEESLPLPDGEEVTMGRGLGVTYQLKPTLCPLMISRTHCLFKQNVRGEWTVTDNKSLNGVWRNKERLEPHKAYTLSEGALIQLGVPPPNAESAEFEYRLVREHLDKVSGSVMRPLPGKAKAPRAKRKFTAEEADASGNEGPSKLCRVSRGGEASTKSSRPPPLVTQPTVRAGPTLPGVEPELNDSLDADAVAPTQRQCRSSLQLSRVRQTMEEIRRLNVQVQEKQMEVQERLNCPPESQRGPNCVLAVQKELQELRNQLSNEQEQHLQSVKELKQIFQQEQHNMGGRKRAEEEEHLKEQLAQALQEHTQLMQELNRNKNDFEQIIQAKNKELQETKEEKEKVRAQKEEVLNHMNDVLDNELQCIICSEHFIEAVTLNCAHSFCSYCIKSWRKRKEECPICRQEILSETRSLVLDNCIDSMVAKLSPEMKNRRAALILERKGESRDGPSGGTKPNSRGQ; encoded by the exons ATGGCGGACGGAGGCCCCGGGATGTGTTGGTACCTGAGGCGCTGCGGGAGGAGCGAGGAGTCGCTGCCATTGCCTGACGGGGAGGAG GTCACTATGGGCCGAGGCCTGGGGGTCACCTACCAACTGAAACCCACCCTGTGCCCCCTCATGATCTCCCGCACCCACTGTCTCTTCAAGCAGAACGTCCGGGGCGAGTGGACTGTGACTGATAACAAG AGTCTGAATGGGGTTTGGAGGAACAAGGAGAGACTGGAGCCCCACAAGGCCTACACCCTGAGCGAGGGGGCCCTCATCCAACTGGGGGTGCCCCCACCCAACGCGGAAAGTGCTGAGTTTGAGTACAGGTTGGTCCGGGAGCATCTGGACAAGGTGTCGGGCTCTGTAATGCGGCCGCTGCCCGGCAAGGCCAAAGCCCCGAGGGCCAAGCGCAAATTCACCGCGGAGGAGGCCGACGCCTCGGGAAATGAGGGTCCGTCCAAGTTGTGCCGGGTCTCCAGGGGGGGCGAGGCCTCGACCAAATCCTCCCGCCCCCCTCCCCTGGTCACGCAGCCTACGGTCAGGGCGGGGCCCACGCTCCCTGGGGTGGAGCCTGAACTCAATGACTCTCTGGATGCCGATGCGGTGGCCCCCACCCAGCGCCAGTGCCGCAGCAGCCTGCAGCTCTCCCGGGTCCGGCAAACTATGGAGGAGATCCGCCGGCTGAATGTGCAAGTGCAGGAGAAACAGATGGAGGTGCAGGAGAGGCTGAACTGCCCCCCCGAGAGCCAGCGGGGCCCCAACTGTGTCCTTGCGGTGCAGAAGGAGCTGCAGGAGCTGCGCAACCAACTGAGCAATGAGCAGGAGCAGCATCTGCAGAGCGTGAAGGAACTCAAGCAGATattccagcaggaacagcacaaCATG GGGGGTCGGAAGCGCGCGGAGGAGGAGGAGCATTTGAAGGAGCAGTTGGCGCAGGCGCTGCAGGAG CACACGCAACTGATGCAGGAACTGAACCGCAACAAGAATGACTTCGAGCAGATTATTCAGGCGAAGAATAAAGAACTGCAGGAAACCAAG gaggagaaggagaaggttCGGGCCCAGAAGGAGGAGGTACTGAACCATATGAACGACGTTCTGGATAATGAGCTTCAGTGCATCATCTGCTCGGAGCATTTTATTGAG GCGGTGACGTTGAACTGCGCCCACAGCTTCTGCTCCTACTGCATCAAGTCATGGCGGAAGCGCAAGGAGGAGTGTCCTATCTGTCGCCAGGAGATCCTGTCGGAGACGCGCTCCCTCGTGCTGGACAACTGCATCGACAGTATGGTGGCCAAGCTGAGCCCCGAGATGAAGAACCGGCGGGCCGCCCTGATATTGGAGCGCAAAGGTGAGAG CAGAGATGGTCCAAGTGGAGGAACCAAGCCCAATTCTCGTGGGCAGTGA
- the crip3 gene encoding cysteine-rich protein 3 isoform X1: protein MTSQCPRCRAPVYFAEKVSSLGKNWHRFCLKCELCNKILSAGGHAEHDGQPYCHKPCYGALFGPKGVNIGGVGSYIYDTTPQISQNPVSPTLCVPNHSSSTNTKPATKAPAPMRTFAGETALCPGCGKPVFFAEKVMSLGRNWHRPCLRCQRCNKTLTAGGHAEHDGLPYCHVPCYGYLFGPKGVNIGDVGCYLYDPLTETVN, encoded by the exons ATGACTTCCCAGTGCCCCCGCTGCCGGGCCCCCGTCTACTTCG CAGAGAAAGTGAGCTCCTTGGGGAAAAACTGGCATCGCTTCTGCCTGAAATGCGAGCTGTGCAATAAGATCCTGTCTGCGGGCGGCCATGCCGAG CATGACGGACAGCCCTACTGCCACAAGCCCTGCTACGGTGCCCTGTTTGGCCCCAAAG GGGTGAATATCGGCGGTGTCGGATCCTACATCTATGATACGACCCCCCAAATCTCACAGAATCCAGTATCTCCCACCCTGTGTGTCCCAAACCACTCCAGTAGCACCAACACAAAACCAGCAACTAAAG CCCCAGCACCAATGAGAACCTTCGCTGGCGAGACGGCGCTGTGCCCGGGCTGCGGGAAACCAGTGTTCTTCG CTGAGAAAGTGATGTCTCTAGGGAGAAACTGGCACCGCCCGTGCCTGAGATGCCAGCGCTGCAACAAAACATTAACTGCAGGGGGGCACGCAGAG CATGATGGGCTGCCATACTGCCATGTTCCATGCTACGGCTACCTCTTTGGACCAAAAG GAGTGAACATTGGTGACGTTGGCTGTTACCTGTACGATCCATTAACCGAGACTGTCAATTAG
- the rnf8 gene encoding E3 ubiquitin-protein ligase RNF8 isoform X1, with amino-acid sequence MADGGPGMCWYLRRCGRSEESLPLPDGEEVTMGRGLGVTYQLKPTLCPLMISRTHCLFKQNVRGEWTVTDNKSLNGVWRNKERLEPHKAYTLSEGALIQLGVPPPNAESAEFEYRLVREHLDKVSGSVMRPLPGKAKAPRAKRKFTAEEADASGNEGPSKLCRVSRGGEASTKSSRPPPLVTQPTVRAGPTLPGVEPELNDSLDADAVAPTQRQCRSSLQLSRVRQTMEEIRRLNVQVQEKQMEVQERLNCPPESQRGPNCVLAVQKELQELRNQLSNEQEQHLQSVKELKQIFQQEQHNMGGRKRAEEEEHLKEQLAQALQEHTQLMQELNRNKNDFEQIIQAKNKELQETKEEKEKVRAQKEEVLNHMNDVLDNELQCIICSEHFIEAVTLNCAHSFCSYCIKSWRKRKEECPICRQEILSETRSLVLDNCIDSMVAKLSPEMKNRRAALILERKAEMVQVEEPSPILVGSDSSSFHFSSSSSDSDELFWLVNDEEEEEEEEEFYQESLFDCGTDDLDSSDFESDDDDDEEGHF; translated from the exons ATGGCGGACGGAGGCCCCGGGATGTGTTGGTACCTGAGGCGCTGCGGGAGGAGCGAGGAGTCGCTGCCATTGCCTGACGGGGAGGAG GTCACTATGGGCCGAGGCCTGGGGGTCACCTACCAACTGAAACCCACCCTGTGCCCCCTCATGATCTCCCGCACCCACTGTCTCTTCAAGCAGAACGTCCGGGGCGAGTGGACTGTGACTGATAACAAG AGTCTGAATGGGGTTTGGAGGAACAAGGAGAGACTGGAGCCCCACAAGGCCTACACCCTGAGCGAGGGGGCCCTCATCCAACTGGGGGTGCCCCCACCCAACGCGGAAAGTGCTGAGTTTGAGTACAGGTTGGTCCGGGAGCATCTGGACAAGGTGTCGGGCTCTGTAATGCGGCCGCTGCCCGGCAAGGCCAAAGCCCCGAGGGCCAAGCGCAAATTCACCGCGGAGGAGGCCGACGCCTCGGGAAATGAGGGTCCGTCCAAGTTGTGCCGGGTCTCCAGGGGGGGCGAGGCCTCGACCAAATCCTCCCGCCCCCCTCCCCTGGTCACGCAGCCTACGGTCAGGGCGGGGCCCACGCTCCCTGGGGTGGAGCCTGAACTCAATGACTCTCTGGATGCCGATGCGGTGGCCCCCACCCAGCGCCAGTGCCGCAGCAGCCTGCAGCTCTCCCGGGTCCGGCAAACTATGGAGGAGATCCGCCGGCTGAATGTGCAAGTGCAGGAGAAACAGATGGAGGTGCAGGAGAGGCTGAACTGCCCCCCCGAGAGCCAGCGGGGCCCCAACTGTGTCCTTGCGGTGCAGAAGGAGCTGCAGGAGCTGCGCAACCAACTGAGCAATGAGCAGGAGCAGCATCTGCAGAGCGTGAAGGAACTCAAGCAGATattccagcaggaacagcacaaCATG GGGGGTCGGAAGCGCGCGGAGGAGGAGGAGCATTTGAAGGAGCAGTTGGCGCAGGCGCTGCAGGAG CACACGCAACTGATGCAGGAACTGAACCGCAACAAGAATGACTTCGAGCAGATTATTCAGGCGAAGAATAAAGAACTGCAGGAAACCAAG gaggagaaggagaaggttCGGGCCCAGAAGGAGGAGGTACTGAACCATATGAACGACGTTCTGGATAATGAGCTTCAGTGCATCATCTGCTCGGAGCATTTTATTGAG GCGGTGACGTTGAACTGCGCCCACAGCTTCTGCTCCTACTGCATCAAGTCATGGCGGAAGCGCAAGGAGGAGTGTCCTATCTGTCGCCAGGAGATCCTGTCGGAGACGCGCTCCCTCGTGCTGGACAACTGCATCGACAGTATGGTGGCCAAGCTGAGCCCCGAGATGAAGAACCGGCGGGCCGCCCTGATATTGGAGCGCAAAG CAGAGATGGTCCAAGTGGAGGAACCAAGCCCAATTCTCGTGGGCAGTGACAGCAGTTCGTTCCACTTCTCCAGCAGCAGCTCCGACAGCGACGAGCTCTTTTGGTTGGTGAACGATgaggaagaggaagaggaggaggaggagttctACCAGGAGTCTCTGTTCGACTGCGGAACCGACGATCTGGACTCCTCGGACTTTGAGTCTGACGATGATGACGATGAGGAAGGCCACTTTTGA
- the LOC100493854 gene encoding alpha-1,6-mannosyl-glycoprotein 2-beta-N-acetylglucosaminyltransferase, protein MRLTLHKKKIASLVLVLFAGAGLLHLSTRQNEGNFQLTTPGPSEGNNPRGFRLPAGPPLQMRLGAYRNNLRQPVLNADRFPSRPELVVVVQFRGGPGSGARLRLLAESLRAAGPRANGRLLLVLSMEKPCREVADAMLSIDFCRVLPLYFPYSLSFYPEEFPGADPNDCPRDLSKESALQRRCNNAEFPDSHGHYREAPFALDKHHWWWKLHFTWERVREVSGYGGYVVFLEEGSYLLPDWQHMLRLMQKQCQEEGCQLLSLGGTASPDPSPDPQHTEVSGFVAPKHRSAVGMPRPLYYQLMGCLTEFCTYDDYNWDWSLQHLSASCLSHPLKVLSARLPRVLNLPSVPKEGECGRSGACPSTDAASQNLREQVRQLSGRLFPKTITVASRQQEVRNPPQTKNGGWGDIRDHALCQSYARL, encoded by the coding sequence ATGAGGCTGACGCTGCACAAGAAGAAGATCGCCTCCCTGGTGCTGGTTCTGTTCGCCGGCGCTGGTTTGCTCCATCTCTCCACCCGGCAGAACGAGGGCAACTTCCAGCTAACAACCCCGGGCCCCAGCGAGGGCAATAACCCCCGGGGCTTCCGGCTGCCGGCCGGCCCCCCGCTGCAGATGAGACTGGGCGCTTACCGGAACAACCTGCGCCAACCTGTTCTGAACGCCGACCGGTTCCCTTCTCGCCCCGAGCTGGTGGTGGTGGTGCAGTTCCGGGGGGGGCCGGGCAGCGGCGCTCGATTGCGCCTCCTAGCGGAGTCCCTGCGGGCGGCGGGGCCCCGGGCCAACGGGCGCCTCCTATTGGTGCTCAGTATGGAGAAGCCGTGCCGCGAGGTGGCCGACGCCATGCTCTCCATAGACTTCTGCCGGGTTCTGCCCCTCTACTTCCCCTACAGCCTGAGCTTCTACCCCGAGGAATTCCCGGGGGCTGACCCCAACGATTGCCCCAGGGACCTGTCCAAGGAGTCTGCCCTCCAGCGGCGGTGCAACAACGCCGAGTTCCCCGACAGCCACGGGCACTACAGGGAGGCGCCGTTTGCCCTGGACAAGCACCACTGGTGGTGGAAGCTCCATTTCACGTGGGAGCGGGTGCGGGAGGTGAGTGGCTACGGGGGGTACGTAGTGTTCCTGGAGGAGGGCAGTTACCTGCTCCCTGATTGGCAGCACATGTTGCGCCTAATGCAGAAGCAGTGCCAGGAGGAAGGGTGTCAGCTGCTCAGCCTGGGGGGCACCGCCAGTCCCGACCCTTCCCCCGACCCCCAGCACACGGAAGTAAGCGGCTTTGTGGCGCCGAAGCACCGTTCCGCCGTGGGTATGCCCCGCCCACTCTACTACCAGCTGATGGGGTGCCTGACAGAATTCTGCACCTACGACGATTACAACTGGGACTGGAGCCTGCAGCACCTCTCCGCCTCCTGCCTCTCCCACCCGCTCAAGGTGCTCAGCGCCCGCCTCCCCCGGGTGCTCAACCTGCCCTCCGTCCCCAAAGAGGGTGAATGCGGGCGCAGTGGGGCGTGTCCCAGCACCGACGCCGCGTCCCAAAATCTCAGGGAGCAGGTCCGGCAGCTGAGTGGCCGCCTCTTCCCAAAAACCATAACGGTGGCCAGTCGGCAGCAGGAGGTGCGCAACCCCCCCCAAACCAAGAACGGCGGCTGGGGGGACATTAGGGACCACGCTCTGTGCCAATCGTACGCCAGGCTCTGA
- the rnf8 gene encoding E3 ubiquitin-protein ligase RNF8, with protein sequence MADGGPGMCWYLRRCGRSEESLPLPDGEEVTMGRGLGVTYQLKPTLCPLMISRTHCLFKQNVRGEWTVTDNKSLNGVWRNKERLEPHKAYTLSVKELKQIFQQEQHNMGGRKRAEEEEHLKEQLAQALQEHTQLMQELNRNKNDFEQIIQAKNKELQETKEEKEKVRAQKEEVLNHMNDVLDNELQCIICSEHFIEAVTLNCAHSFCSYCIKSWRKRKEECPICRQEILSETRSLVLDNCIDSMVAKLSPEMKNRRAALILERKEMVQVEEPSPILVGSDSSSFHFSSSSSDSDELFWLVNDEEEEEEEEEFYQESLFDCGTDDLDSSDFESDDDDDEEGHF encoded by the exons ATGGCGGACGGAGGCCCCGGGATGTGTTGGTACCTGAGGCGCTGCGGGAGGAGCGAGGAGTCGCTGCCATTGCCTGACGGGGAGGAG GTCACTATGGGCCGAGGCCTGGGGGTCACCTACCAACTGAAACCCACCCTGTGCCCCCTCATGATCTCCCGCACCCACTGTCTCTTCAAGCAGAACGTCCGGGGCGAGTGGACTGTGACTGATAACAAG AGTCTGAATGGGGTTTGGAGGAACAAGGAGAGACTGGAGCCCCACAAGGCCTACACCCT GAGCGTGAAGGAACTCAAGCAGATattccagcaggaacagcacaaCATG GGGGGTCGGAAGCGCGCGGAGGAGGAGGAGCATTTGAAGGAGCAGTTGGCGCAGGCGCTGCAGGAG CACACGCAACTGATGCAGGAACTGAACCGCAACAAGAATGACTTCGAGCAGATTATTCAGGCGAAGAATAAAGAACTGCAGGAAACCAAG gaggagaaggagaaggttCGGGCCCAGAAGGAGGAGGTACTGAACCATATGAACGACGTTCTGGATAATGAGCTTCAGTGCATCATCTGCTCGGAGCATTTTATTGAG GCGGTGACGTTGAACTGCGCCCACAGCTTCTGCTCCTACTGCATCAAGTCATGGCGGAAGCGCAAGGAGGAGTGTCCTATCTGTCGCCAGGAGATCCTGTCGGAGACGCGCTCCCTCGTGCTGGACAACTGCATCGACAGTATGGTGGCCAAGCTGAGCCCCGAGATGAAGAACCGGCGGGCCGCCCTGATATTGGAGCGCAAAG AGATGGTCCAAGTGGAGGAACCAAGCCCAATTCTCGTGGGCAGTGACAGCAGTTCGTTCCACTTCTCCAGCAGCAGCTCCGACAGCGACGAGCTCTTTTGGTTGGTGAACGATgaggaagaggaagaggaggaggaggagttctACCAGGAGTCTCTGTTCGACTGCGGAACCGACGATCTGGACTCCTCGGACTTTGAGTCTGACGATGATGACGATGAGGAAGGCCACTTTTGA
- the rnf8 gene encoding E3 ubiquitin-protein ligase RNF8 isoform X2 codes for MADGGPGMCWYLRRCGRSEESLPLPDGEEVTMGRGLGVTYQLKPTLCPLMISRTHCLFKQNVRGEWTVTDNKSLNGVWRNKERLEPHKAYTLSEGALIQLGVPPPNAESAEFEYRLVREHLDKVSGSVMRPLPGKAKAPRAKRKFTAEEADASGNEGPSKLCRVSRGGEASTKSSRPPPLVTQPTVRAGPTLPGVEPELNDSLDADAVAPTQRQCRSSLQLSRVRQTMEEIRRLNVQVQEKQMEVQERLNCPPESQRGPNCVLAVQKELQELRNQLSNEQEQHLQSVKELKQIFQQEQHNMGGRKRAEEEEHLKEQLAQALQEHTQLMQELNRNKNDFEQIIQAKNKELQETKEEKEKVRAQKEEVLNHMNDVLDNELQCIICSEHFIEAVTLNCAHSFCSYCIKSWRKRKEECPICRQEILSETRSLVLDNCIDSMVAKLSPEMKNRRAALILERKEMVQVEEPSPILVGSDSSSFHFSSSSSDSDELFWLVNDEEEEEEEEEFYQESLFDCGTDDLDSSDFESDDDDDEEGHF; via the exons ATGGCGGACGGAGGCCCCGGGATGTGTTGGTACCTGAGGCGCTGCGGGAGGAGCGAGGAGTCGCTGCCATTGCCTGACGGGGAGGAG GTCACTATGGGCCGAGGCCTGGGGGTCACCTACCAACTGAAACCCACCCTGTGCCCCCTCATGATCTCCCGCACCCACTGTCTCTTCAAGCAGAACGTCCGGGGCGAGTGGACTGTGACTGATAACAAG AGTCTGAATGGGGTTTGGAGGAACAAGGAGAGACTGGAGCCCCACAAGGCCTACACCCTGAGCGAGGGGGCCCTCATCCAACTGGGGGTGCCCCCACCCAACGCGGAAAGTGCTGAGTTTGAGTACAGGTTGGTCCGGGAGCATCTGGACAAGGTGTCGGGCTCTGTAATGCGGCCGCTGCCCGGCAAGGCCAAAGCCCCGAGGGCCAAGCGCAAATTCACCGCGGAGGAGGCCGACGCCTCGGGAAATGAGGGTCCGTCCAAGTTGTGCCGGGTCTCCAGGGGGGGCGAGGCCTCGACCAAATCCTCCCGCCCCCCTCCCCTGGTCACGCAGCCTACGGTCAGGGCGGGGCCCACGCTCCCTGGGGTGGAGCCTGAACTCAATGACTCTCTGGATGCCGATGCGGTGGCCCCCACCCAGCGCCAGTGCCGCAGCAGCCTGCAGCTCTCCCGGGTCCGGCAAACTATGGAGGAGATCCGCCGGCTGAATGTGCAAGTGCAGGAGAAACAGATGGAGGTGCAGGAGAGGCTGAACTGCCCCCCCGAGAGCCAGCGGGGCCCCAACTGTGTCCTTGCGGTGCAGAAGGAGCTGCAGGAGCTGCGCAACCAACTGAGCAATGAGCAGGAGCAGCATCTGCAGAGCGTGAAGGAACTCAAGCAGATattccagcaggaacagcacaaCATG GGGGGTCGGAAGCGCGCGGAGGAGGAGGAGCATTTGAAGGAGCAGTTGGCGCAGGCGCTGCAGGAG CACACGCAACTGATGCAGGAACTGAACCGCAACAAGAATGACTTCGAGCAGATTATTCAGGCGAAGAATAAAGAACTGCAGGAAACCAAG gaggagaaggagaaggttCGGGCCCAGAAGGAGGAGGTACTGAACCATATGAACGACGTTCTGGATAATGAGCTTCAGTGCATCATCTGCTCGGAGCATTTTATTGAG GCGGTGACGTTGAACTGCGCCCACAGCTTCTGCTCCTACTGCATCAAGTCATGGCGGAAGCGCAAGGAGGAGTGTCCTATCTGTCGCCAGGAGATCCTGTCGGAGACGCGCTCCCTCGTGCTGGACAACTGCATCGACAGTATGGTGGCCAAGCTGAGCCCCGAGATGAAGAACCGGCGGGCCGCCCTGATATTGGAGCGCAAAG AGATGGTCCAAGTGGAGGAACCAAGCCCAATTCTCGTGGGCAGTGACAGCAGTTCGTTCCACTTCTCCAGCAGCAGCTCCGACAGCGACGAGCTCTTTTGGTTGGTGAACGATgaggaagaggaagaggaggaggaggagttctACCAGGAGTCTCTGTTCGACTGCGGAACCGACGATCTGGACTCCTCGGACTTTGAGTCTGACGATGATGACGATGAGGAAGGCCACTTTTGA
- the rnf8 gene encoding E3 ubiquitin-protein ligase RNF8 isoform X4 translates to MADGGPGMCWYLRRCGRSEESLPLPDGEEVTMGRGLGVTYQLKPTLCPLMISRTHCLFKQNVRGEWTVTDNKSLNGVWRNKERLEPHKAYTLSEGALIQLGVPPPNAESAEFEYRLVREHLDKVSGSVMRPLPGKAKAPRAKRKFTAEEADASGNEGPSKLCRVSRGGEASTKSSRPPPLVTQPTVRAGPTLPGVEPELNDSLDADAVAPTQRQCRSSLQLSRVRQTMEEIRRLNVQVQEKQMEVQERLNCPPESQRGPNCVLAVQKELQELRNQLSNEQEQHLQSVKELKQIFQQEQHNMGGRKRAEEEEHLKEQLAQALQEHTQLMQELNRNKNDFEQIIQAKNKELQETKEEKEKVRAQKEEVLNHMNDVLDNELQCIICSEHFIEAVTLNCAHSFCSYCIKSWRKRKEECPICRQEILSETRSLVLDNCIDSMVAKLSPEMKNRRAALILERKGERDGPSGGTKPNSRGQ, encoded by the exons ATGGCGGACGGAGGCCCCGGGATGTGTTGGTACCTGAGGCGCTGCGGGAGGAGCGAGGAGTCGCTGCCATTGCCTGACGGGGAGGAG GTCACTATGGGCCGAGGCCTGGGGGTCACCTACCAACTGAAACCCACCCTGTGCCCCCTCATGATCTCCCGCACCCACTGTCTCTTCAAGCAGAACGTCCGGGGCGAGTGGACTGTGACTGATAACAAG AGTCTGAATGGGGTTTGGAGGAACAAGGAGAGACTGGAGCCCCACAAGGCCTACACCCTGAGCGAGGGGGCCCTCATCCAACTGGGGGTGCCCCCACCCAACGCGGAAAGTGCTGAGTTTGAGTACAGGTTGGTCCGGGAGCATCTGGACAAGGTGTCGGGCTCTGTAATGCGGCCGCTGCCCGGCAAGGCCAAAGCCCCGAGGGCCAAGCGCAAATTCACCGCGGAGGAGGCCGACGCCTCGGGAAATGAGGGTCCGTCCAAGTTGTGCCGGGTCTCCAGGGGGGGCGAGGCCTCGACCAAATCCTCCCGCCCCCCTCCCCTGGTCACGCAGCCTACGGTCAGGGCGGGGCCCACGCTCCCTGGGGTGGAGCCTGAACTCAATGACTCTCTGGATGCCGATGCGGTGGCCCCCACCCAGCGCCAGTGCCGCAGCAGCCTGCAGCTCTCCCGGGTCCGGCAAACTATGGAGGAGATCCGCCGGCTGAATGTGCAAGTGCAGGAGAAACAGATGGAGGTGCAGGAGAGGCTGAACTGCCCCCCCGAGAGCCAGCGGGGCCCCAACTGTGTCCTTGCGGTGCAGAAGGAGCTGCAGGAGCTGCGCAACCAACTGAGCAATGAGCAGGAGCAGCATCTGCAGAGCGTGAAGGAACTCAAGCAGATattccagcaggaacagcacaaCATG GGGGGTCGGAAGCGCGCGGAGGAGGAGGAGCATTTGAAGGAGCAGTTGGCGCAGGCGCTGCAGGAG CACACGCAACTGATGCAGGAACTGAACCGCAACAAGAATGACTTCGAGCAGATTATTCAGGCGAAGAATAAAGAACTGCAGGAAACCAAG gaggagaaggagaaggttCGGGCCCAGAAGGAGGAGGTACTGAACCATATGAACGACGTTCTGGATAATGAGCTTCAGTGCATCATCTGCTCGGAGCATTTTATTGAG GCGGTGACGTTGAACTGCGCCCACAGCTTCTGCTCCTACTGCATCAAGTCATGGCGGAAGCGCAAGGAGGAGTGTCCTATCTGTCGCCAGGAGATCCTGTCGGAGACGCGCTCCCTCGTGCTGGACAACTGCATCGACAGTATGGTGGCCAAGCTGAGCCCCGAGATGAAGAACCGGCGGGCCGCCCTGATATTGGAGCGCAAAGGTGAGAG AGATGGTCCAAGTGGAGGAACCAAGCCCAATTCTCGTGGGCAGTGA